A part of Terriglobus roseus genomic DNA contains:
- a CDS encoding RluA family pseudouridine synthase, whose product MPSKNMLPKGKRRHSVKADYRTQRDASRDAEAAELAATEAALYGEEVPVAKPAIPNTAVPEKRGKGYQKSGKRQQRTVEAVKELPSSAMDEDDELILPVEAVVSSGGLTTTRTLVATPEARGMRLDAYLAWALPEISRARAQLLIEHGQVRVGGSPAKAKYKLNGNEHVVVEGQPQPAPLRATPEDIPLSIVYEDKHMAVIDKPAGMMVHAGSGLTDEARSSGTLVNALLFHFKDQLSDVGGALRPGIVHRLDKQTSGLIMVAKSDAAHRALAEMFSERSLEKRYIALVHRDVKSDRGIIDLPIARDRLRRTRMTTRVGNRYLTTDSHGTPAKRHPDEPEERTSRRPNDPRPARSLYTVLERLHTTAGDFTLLDVKIETGRTHQIRVHMQSLGHPVVGDTLYGAPAKIPGLKSEGTGPTLHRNFLHAAHLVLDHPITGKELDLEAPLPEELASLLEQLRALEIPAAPAKPKHAEDW is encoded by the coding sequence ATGCCCAGTAAAAATATGTTGCCCAAGGGCAAGCGTCGGCACTCTGTGAAGGCGGATTACCGCACGCAGCGGGATGCTTCGCGCGATGCGGAAGCTGCGGAGCTGGCGGCGACGGAAGCCGCGCTGTATGGCGAAGAAGTTCCTGTAGCGAAGCCTGCAATTCCCAATACTGCAGTGCCGGAAAAGCGTGGCAAGGGATATCAGAAGAGCGGCAAGCGGCAACAGCGAACGGTTGAGGCGGTCAAGGAGCTGCCTTCGTCTGCGATGGATGAAGATGATGAGTTGATTCTGCCGGTGGAGGCTGTGGTTTCCTCTGGTGGATTGACCACGACGCGCACGCTGGTTGCTACTCCTGAGGCTCGCGGCATGCGGCTGGATGCTTATCTGGCGTGGGCATTGCCAGAGATCAGCCGCGCTCGTGCGCAGTTGCTAATTGAGCATGGACAGGTACGTGTGGGCGGTTCGCCTGCGAAGGCGAAATACAAGCTGAACGGCAATGAGCATGTTGTTGTGGAAGGCCAGCCGCAGCCTGCGCCGCTTCGTGCGACGCCGGAAGATATTCCGCTGAGCATTGTCTATGAAGACAAGCACATGGCCGTGATTGATAAGCCTGCGGGCATGATGGTGCACGCGGGCAGTGGATTGACGGACGAAGCGCGCAGCAGTGGCACCCTTGTGAATGCGTTGCTGTTTCACTTCAAGGACCAATTGAGCGATGTGGGCGGAGCGTTGCGTCCGGGCATTGTGCATCGTCTGGATAAGCAGACCAGCGGTCTGATCATGGTGGCGAAGAGCGATGCGGCGCATCGTGCGCTGGCCGAGATGTTCTCAGAGCGGTCGTTGGAGAAGCGGTACATCGCGCTGGTGCATCGGGATGTGAAGAGTGATCGCGGCATCATTGATTTGCCGATTGCACGTGATCGGCTGCGCCGCACGCGTATGACGACGCGTGTGGGAAATCGCTACCTGACCACGGACAGCCACGGCACGCCTGCAAAGCGTCATCCGGACGAGCCGGAAGAGCGCACTTCGCGCAGGCCAAACGATCCGCGTCCGGCTCGCAGTCTTTACACGGTGCTGGAGCGTCTGCACACCACGGCGGGCGACTTCACTCTTCTGGATGTGAAGATTGAAACCGGACGCACGCACCAGATTCGTGTTCATATGCAGTCGCTGGGGCATCCGGTGGTGGGCGATACGTTGTATGGCGCGCCTGCGAAGATTCCGGGGCTCAAGTCGGAAGGTACGGGCCCAACGCTGCATCGCAATTTTCTTCATGCGGCGCATTTGGTGCTGGACCACCCGATTACAGGAAAAGAGTTGGATTTGGAGGCTCCCCTGCCGGAGGAACTTGCGTCTCTCTTAGAGCAGCTCCGTGCGCTGGAAATACCGGCGGCGCCCGCCAAGCCAAAACACGCCGAGGATTGGTAA
- a CDS encoding prolipoprotein diacylglyceryl transferase family protein, translating to MHPHLFRLGPITVPTFGAIAALGLVLAISLAARGARVMRLNEDAVWNLCLWMAAGTLVLSRLIIVAQVWKSFAKYPLYILTLPTVTKWGLLLALGSGAVYMLVKRLPWLPTLDALAPAALLLQAFLHLGTHFSGDDLGLATTSRLGVIFGDQGYHPVALYSAVLTLVACVAAFVWLHRESQPGETFGLSLTFAALIRFFVDTLRPGWVLPETMIGNLLRVDQLVLVLLAVAGLSFFFQRKGVRYAQ from the coding sequence ATGCATCCGCATCTCTTCCGTCTCGGCCCGATTACTGTCCCCACGTTTGGGGCGATTGCTGCATTGGGGCTGGTACTGGCGATTTCGCTGGCCGCGCGTGGCGCTCGGGTGATGCGGCTGAATGAAGACGCCGTGTGGAACCTGTGTTTGTGGATGGCTGCGGGGACGCTGGTGCTGTCGCGGCTGATTATTGTGGCGCAGGTGTGGAAGTCGTTTGCGAAGTATCCGCTGTACATCCTGACGTTGCCCACGGTGACGAAATGGGGATTGCTGCTGGCGCTGGGCAGTGGTGCGGTGTACATGCTGGTGAAGAGGCTGCCGTGGCTGCCAACGCTGGATGCACTGGCTCCTGCGGCGCTGTTGTTGCAGGCGTTTCTGCACCTGGGAACGCACTTCTCTGGCGATGATCTTGGGTTGGCCACGACGTCTCGCTTAGGCGTGATCTTTGGCGATCAGGGGTATCACCCTGTTGCGTTGTATTCGGCGGTGTTGACGCTGGTGGCGTGTGTGGCGGCGTTTGTATGGCTGCATCGTGAATCGCAGCCGGGCGAGACGTTTGGATTGAGCCTGACGTTTGCTGCGTTGATTCGGTTTTTTGTAGATACACTTCGTCCGGGTTGGGTTTTGCCGGAGACGATGATTGGCAACCTGCTGCGTGTGGATCAGCTTGTGCTGGTGTTGCTTGCGGTGGCGGGTTTGAGTTTTTTCTTTCAACGAAAGGGCGTGCGTTATGCCCAGTAA